The Clarias gariepinus isolate MV-2021 ecotype Netherlands chromosome 4, CGAR_prim_01v2, whole genome shotgun sequence genome window below encodes:
- the plppr5b gene encoding phospholipid phosphatase-related protein type 5 isoform X1: MPAERHGSELCGYFVVELVIMAGTVMLAYYFEYTDTFNVHVQGFFCYDNAYTKPYLGPEEASAIPPALLYAVVAGVPTLVITVTEAVLFLMQYTSKDLDSRKKTIATGDCCYLNPLVRRICRFLGVYLFGLFTTDIFVNAGQVVTGNLAPHFLTVCKPNYTALGCQQALRYISHQEACTGNEDDILRARKTFPSKEAALSVYAALYLAMYITCSVKAKGTRLAKPVMSLGLMCLAFLTGINRVAEYRNHWSDVIAGFIIGVAIATFLVVCVVHNFKGSQLLDEDPQQEDTMGSPKVESPLEKYIASQNHIAFDEVT, translated from the exons CTGGTGATCATGGCGGGGACGGTCATGCTGGCCTACTACTTCGAGTACACGGACACGTTCAACGTGCACGTGCAGGGCTTTTTTTGCTACGACAACGCGTACACGAAGCCGTACCTGGGACCGGAGGAGGCGAGCGCCATCCCGCCCGCGCTGCTGTACGCCGTGGTGGCCGGTGTGCCCACACTCGTG ATAACAGTGACAGAAGCTGTGCTGTTCCTGATGCAATATACATCAAAAGATCTGGATAGTCGAAAGAAGACCATTGCGACTGGGGACTGTTGTTACCTCAACCCGCTGGTGCGCAGGATTTGCCGCTTTTTGG GTGTATACTTGTTTGGCCTCTTCACTACTGACATCTTTGTGAACGCGGGTCAGGTTGTGACAGGAAACCTGGCCCCTCATTTCCTGACTGTGTGCAAACCCAATTACACAGCTCTAGGCTGCCAGCAGGCCCTACGCTACATCAGCCACCAGGAGGCCTGCACCGGCAATGAGGACGACATCCTGCGTGCCCGCAAAACCTTTCCCTCCAAAGAGGCAGCACTCAGCGTTTACGCTGCCCTCTATCTTGCT ATGTACATCACATGCTCAGTGAAAGCCAAGGGCACTAGGTTGGCCAAGCCGGTCATGTCTCTGGGGCTGATGTGTCTGGCCTTCCTGACAGGTATTAACAGGGTGGCAGAGTACCGAAACCACTGGTCTGATGTAATCGCTGGCTTCATCATCGGTGTGGCCATTGCCACCTTTCTG gttgtCTGTGTGGTCCATAATTTCAAAGGAAGCCAACTGTTAGATGAAGACCCCCAACAGGAGGATACGATGGGCTCACCCAAGGTGGAGAGTCCTTTGGAAAAATACATCGCTTCCCAG
- the plppr5b gene encoding phospholipid phosphatase-related protein type 5 isoform X2: protein MLSGQPLTTMLYFQLVIMAGTVMLAYYFEYTDTFNVHVQGFFCYDNAYTKPYLGPEEASAIPPALLYAVVAGVPTLVITVTEAVLFLMQYTSKDLDSRKKTIATGDCCYLNPLVRRICRFLGVYLFGLFTTDIFVNAGQVVTGNLAPHFLTVCKPNYTALGCQQALRYISHQEACTGNEDDILRARKTFPSKEAALSVYAALYLAMYITCSVKAKGTRLAKPVMSLGLMCLAFLTGINRVAEYRNHWSDVIAGFIIGVAIATFLVVCVVHNFKGSQLLDEDPQQEDTMGSPKVESPLEKYIASQNHIAFDEVT from the exons ATGCTCTCAGGCCAACCGTTAACCACCATGCTCTATTTTCAGCTGGTGATCATGGCGGGGACGGTCATGCTGGCCTACTACTTCGAGTACACGGACACGTTCAACGTGCACGTGCAGGGCTTTTTTTGCTACGACAACGCGTACACGAAGCCGTACCTGGGACCGGAGGAGGCGAGCGCCATCCCGCCCGCGCTGCTGTACGCCGTGGTGGCCGGTGTGCCCACACTCGTG ATAACAGTGACAGAAGCTGTGCTGTTCCTGATGCAATATACATCAAAAGATCTGGATAGTCGAAAGAAGACCATTGCGACTGGGGACTGTTGTTACCTCAACCCGCTGGTGCGCAGGATTTGCCGCTTTTTGG GTGTATACTTGTTTGGCCTCTTCACTACTGACATCTTTGTGAACGCGGGTCAGGTTGTGACAGGAAACCTGGCCCCTCATTTCCTGACTGTGTGCAAACCCAATTACACAGCTCTAGGCTGCCAGCAGGCCCTACGCTACATCAGCCACCAGGAGGCCTGCACCGGCAATGAGGACGACATCCTGCGTGCCCGCAAAACCTTTCCCTCCAAAGAGGCAGCACTCAGCGTTTACGCTGCCCTCTATCTTGCT ATGTACATCACATGCTCAGTGAAAGCCAAGGGCACTAGGTTGGCCAAGCCGGTCATGTCTCTGGGGCTGATGTGTCTGGCCTTCCTGACAGGTATTAACAGGGTGGCAGAGTACCGAAACCACTGGTCTGATGTAATCGCTGGCTTCATCATCGGTGTGGCCATTGCCACCTTTCTG gttgtCTGTGTGGTCCATAATTTCAAAGGAAGCCAACTGTTAGATGAAGACCCCCAACAGGAGGATACGATGGGCTCACCCAAGGTGGAGAGTCCTTTGGAAAAATACATCGCTTCCCAG